A single Sphingobium sp. JS3065 DNA region contains:
- a CDS encoding FUSC family protein has product MTVTLADPNRRLQLPSFKLDPQKLLFSLSSLLAAAITLAIAFSASLSRPWWALLTVYVTAQPMAGAFRPKVFYRLGGIATGALATILLVPNLQNSPELLVLCLAAWTGFCIYLAVLDRTPRAFLFQMAAFSSAVISFPYLDDPANIFETTIARVEEMTVAILCVTTVHALFQPWSATPVIRARAQSFLGHARRWAAEALSSQHTKLEYEHRRMLAADVTELGMIAIHLPFDQRWAPATRRRVTALQQQLANILPLASASANRLDLLRADQALGPDLARLLDDISAWLTDKESRPGEAASLIRECQRMAADAESEGSWTSLLTASACARMAEFLTAMAASRRLANRIGKPGRGGDKTLSQTSFALARDHGVAALAGLATATAIMIYCAVWILLAWPNGSATAAFAALITCSFAAQDDPAPVIGRYLLATLKTFPLAALYLFVILPRVDGYEMLIITLAPALLWMGYVQADPKRSPQALPMFSCFIVAMGFLARFQADFALFINTGLAQLGGIATTLAVTKMFRSANVLWTARRILRANWADMAQLADIRRPFTPQRWTAMAVDRLGQVAARMAIVAPGDDLHAADGLADLRIGRNIIPLRRALSHVPHDARHSLGAVLAGLTRFYSVRWRGGRADAPPPTLLAAIDRALHALLGLPMDEFRRPALRALVGMRCNLFPGALPPAIAATA; this is encoded by the coding sequence ATGACGGTTACGCTCGCAGACCCGAATAGACGCCTGCAACTTCCCTCGTTTAAACTCGATCCACAGAAGCTGCTTTTTTCCCTGAGCAGCCTGCTCGCGGCAGCCATCACGCTGGCGATCGCGTTTTCGGCAAGCCTGTCTCGGCCCTGGTGGGCCCTTCTCACGGTCTATGTGACCGCGCAGCCCATGGCGGGCGCATTTCGTCCGAAGGTCTTTTATCGCTTGGGTGGGATCGCAACAGGCGCACTGGCGACCATCCTGCTTGTTCCCAATCTGCAGAATTCTCCCGAATTGCTGGTCTTGTGCCTCGCCGCATGGACGGGCTTTTGTATTTATCTTGCAGTTCTGGATCGAACACCTCGAGCCTTTCTGTTCCAGATGGCAGCTTTCAGTTCGGCTGTGATCAGCTTCCCCTATCTGGACGATCCCGCCAATATCTTCGAGACAACCATCGCGCGCGTCGAGGAAATGACGGTCGCGATCCTTTGCGTGACTACCGTCCACGCCCTGTTCCAGCCGTGGAGCGCAACGCCGGTCATCCGGGCAAGGGCCCAGTCCTTTCTGGGGCACGCGCGCCGGTGGGCGGCCGAAGCGCTTTCAAGCCAGCACACCAAGCTCGAATATGAGCATCGCCGAATGCTGGCGGCGGACGTCACCGAACTTGGCATGATCGCGATACACCTGCCGTTCGACCAGCGGTGGGCTCCCGCGACCCGGCGCCGGGTGACAGCGCTTCAGCAACAATTGGCCAATATCCTGCCACTGGCATCGGCATCGGCGAACCGTCTCGATCTGTTGCGGGCAGATCAGGCGCTTGGTCCTGATCTGGCGCGGTTGCTCGATGATATATCCGCCTGGCTGACGGACAAGGAGAGCAGGCCGGGCGAGGCCGCATCGCTGATCCGGGAATGCCAGCGCATGGCCGCAGATGCGGAATCCGAGGGAAGCTGGACCTCCCTGCTGACCGCGAGTGCTTGCGCGCGGATGGCAGAATTTCTCACTGCCATGGCTGCGAGCAGAAGACTTGCCAACAGGATCGGCAAGCCGGGGCGGGGCGGCGACAAGACTTTGTCCCAGACGTCTTTTGCTCTTGCGCGCGACCATGGCGTGGCAGCTCTGGCGGGTCTTGCAACCGCGACCGCAATCATGATCTACTGCGCGGTCTGGATCCTGCTTGCCTGGCCGAATGGGTCTGCAACTGCAGCCTTTGCCGCACTCATCACATGTTCATTCGCGGCTCAGGACGATCCGGCACCAGTCATCGGCCGCTATCTGCTGGCAACGCTCAAGACTTTCCCGCTGGCGGCCCTCTACCTGTTTGTCATCTTGCCGCGGGTGGATGGCTATGAAATGCTGATCATCACGCTGGCGCCTGCCCTGCTGTGGATGGGATATGTGCAGGCGGATCCCAAGCGGTCGCCGCAGGCGCTGCCGATGTTTTCCTGCTTCATTGTCGCCATGGGCTTCCTTGCACGTTTCCAGGCGGACTTCGCCCTGTTCATCAATACCGGACTGGCGCAGCTTGGCGGCATCGCGACGACACTCGCGGTCACCAAGATGTTCCGTTCGGCCAATGTGCTCTGGACGGCACGCCGCATCTTGCGCGCCAATTGGGCCGACATGGCGCAGCTGGCGGACATTCGCAGGCCATTCACGCCTCAACGCTGGACGGCGATGGCGGTCGATCGGCTGGGGCAGGTCGCAGCCCGGATGGCGATCGTCGCGCCGGGCGATGATCTGCATGCTGCCGACGGCCTTGCCGACCTGCGCATCGGGCGCAACATCATCCCCCTGCGCAGGGCGCTGTCCCATGTGCCCCACGATGCCCGGCACAGTCTCGGGGCCGTGCTGGCGGGCCTGACGCGCTTCTATTCCGTGCGCTGGCGAGGAGGCAGGGCAGACGCGCCACCCCCGACACTCCTGGCAGCGATCGACCGCGCCTTGCATGCCTTATTAGGTCTGCCGATGGACGAATTCCGACGGCCGGCGCTTCGCGCACTCGTCGGCATGCGGTGCAATCTGTTCCCGGGCGCCTTGCCGCCGGCCATCGCAGCAACGGCATGA
- a CDS encoding DUF1656 domain-containing protein encodes MIEEIHLLGVYMPAALLWGVLAIVLVYLLRAPLQRLPFYRLLWHPSLLELALFILFWWGLSTLADAFLYRWFAS; translated from the coding sequence ATGATCGAGGAAATCCATCTGCTCGGCGTGTATATGCCCGCCGCATTGCTTTGGGGCGTGCTGGCGATCGTACTGGTCTATCTGCTCCGCGCACCGTTGCAGCGATTGCCCTTCTATCGCCTGCTCTGGCATCCCAGTCTGCTGGAGCTCGCCCTGTTCATTCTGTTCTGGTGGGGGTTGTCCACCCTTGCCGATGCCTTCCTCTATCGATGGTTCGCTTCCTGA
- a CDS encoding efflux RND transporter periplasmic adaptor subunit codes for MLHRQNLLRSIVTLLVILVILGGIYALWLRYQVEPVTRDGKVRADMVPIAADVGGLVTEVRVSDNQPVRKGDILLVIDRPRYQLALEQASANVASQQAALAQAVREDRRNHAMTEVIATETIEQGRARVDQLRASVGQAIAARNLARFNLDRTFVRAPVDGTVANMSLQPGVYLAAGKPALALVYDKSMRVEGYFEETKLPAIRVGDPASIYLMGVADEIQGHVQSIAGGVEDRERAGTDGQLANVNPSFTWVRLAQRIPVRITIDKIPPQVRMIPGQTATVVVHPRKDGRSAHRSLPW; via the coding sequence ATGCTGCATCGCCAAAATCTTCTGCGCTCGATTGTGACGCTGCTCGTCATCCTCGTCATTCTCGGCGGGATCTACGCCCTCTGGTTGCGCTATCAGGTTGAACCTGTCACGCGGGACGGCAAGGTCCGCGCGGACATGGTTCCGATAGCTGCCGACGTGGGTGGCCTCGTGACGGAAGTGCGCGTTAGCGATAATCAGCCCGTCAGAAAGGGTGATATCCTCCTCGTGATCGATCGCCCGCGCTATCAGCTGGCGCTCGAGCAGGCGAGCGCGAATGTGGCCAGCCAGCAGGCAGCGCTGGCGCAGGCGGTCCGGGAAGACCGGCGCAACCATGCGATGACCGAAGTGATCGCAACCGAAACCATTGAGCAGGGACGGGCGAGGGTCGACCAGCTGCGCGCCAGTGTCGGTCAGGCGATCGCCGCCCGCAATCTGGCCCGTTTCAACCTCGATCGCACTTTCGTTCGCGCGCCGGTTGACGGCACGGTTGCGAACATGTCCTTGCAACCAGGCGTCTATCTTGCGGCAGGCAAGCCGGCGCTGGCACTTGTTTACGACAAGTCGATGCGGGTGGAGGGCTATTTTGAAGAAACCAAGCTGCCTGCCATTCGCGTTGGCGATCCCGCCAGCATTTATCTGATGGGCGTTGCGGACGAGATCCAGGGGCATGTACAGAGCATCGCTGGCGGCGTTGAGGACCGCGAACGGGCGGGTACGGACGGACAACTCGCCAATGTGAACCCCTCCTTCACGTGGGTTCGACTGGCGCAACGCATTCCCGTGCGGATCACCATCGACAAAATTCCCCCGCAGGTGCGGATGATCCCCGGTCAGACTGCAACCGTCGTCGTCCACCCCCGCAAGGACGGACGCAGCGCACACCGGAGTCTGCCATGGTAA
- a CDS encoding efflux transporter outer membrane subunit: protein MVRGAHYLGLVVLLGGCASVGPDYHVPRAAMINAPGAAQPFLSGTLATKAEPLPDHWWKLYDNPALDALIEKALETNTDLRVAEANLQRALALLDARGSSREIQGSLNAETSYAQRSGEAELQHVQPPVRQIYNAGVSVSYDLDLFGRLKRGIEAASADMEAAVAARDLARVNVAAETARAYADVCNGGYQIDVLMRSIALQEKGIQITGVLVRNGRAAPYELDRRGAALAGNRARLPRLAAGRRNAVFRIAALQGKVPSQADMGLLDCRRPLELAQVMPVGDGQALLKRRPDIRMAERRLAASTARIGVETAALYPDIRLGASAGSTGAVADILSPLTNRFGFGPLIGWTLNRHAARARIAAAQAQGSADLVAFDGAVVKALREVEAALNSYDAGLQQQRELDEAREEAERVARRITQLRRGGKIAELPAVEAERDLVIAEQAAAEGRAAVNNDQITLFLALGGGWKASTIGE, encoded by the coding sequence ATGGTAAGGGGTGCGCACTATCTTGGTCTCGTCGTCCTGCTGGGCGGTTGTGCAAGTGTTGGGCCCGATTACCATGTGCCCCGCGCTGCGATGATCAACGCCCCTGGCGCGGCCCAACCTTTCCTTTCAGGCACCCTTGCGACGAAAGCGGAACCTCTCCCTGACCATTGGTGGAAACTTTATGACAATCCAGCGCTCGACGCGCTGATCGAAAAGGCGCTGGAAACGAACACGGACCTGCGCGTGGCCGAAGCCAATCTGCAGCGCGCTCTTGCCCTGCTGGACGCGCGCGGCTCGTCCCGGGAAATTCAGGGCAGTCTCAACGCGGAGACAAGCTATGCCCAAAGATCGGGCGAGGCAGAACTGCAGCACGTTCAGCCCCCCGTTCGCCAGATCTACAACGCAGGTGTCAGCGTCAGCTATGACCTTGATCTATTTGGACGCCTCAAGCGCGGGATTGAGGCTGCCAGTGCTGATATGGAAGCCGCTGTTGCGGCGCGGGATCTGGCGCGGGTCAATGTGGCAGCGGAGACCGCTCGTGCTTATGCCGACGTTTGCAACGGTGGCTATCAGATTGACGTGCTGATGCGGTCAATCGCACTTCAGGAGAAAGGCATTCAGATCACCGGGGTGCTGGTCCGTAACGGTCGTGCCGCGCCTTATGAGTTGGATCGCCGGGGCGCGGCGCTCGCCGGCAACAGGGCGCGCCTGCCCCGGCTCGCAGCCGGTCGGCGCAACGCCGTCTTTCGCATAGCGGCGCTGCAGGGAAAGGTGCCAAGCCAGGCGGACATGGGACTCCTCGATTGCCGTCGACCGCTGGAACTGGCGCAGGTGATGCCGGTTGGTGATGGACAGGCACTGCTAAAGCGCCGGCCTGACATCCGCATGGCGGAACGGCGCCTCGCGGCATCGACTGCGCGCATCGGCGTCGAGACGGCGGCGCTATATCCCGATATCCGCCTGGGTGCCTCGGCCGGATCGACTGGCGCCGTAGCCGATATTCTGTCGCCACTCACCAATCGTTTCGGATTTGGCCCTCTCATCGGCTGGACGCTCAACCGCCACGCAGCGCGTGCACGGATCGCCGCCGCCCAGGCGCAAGGCAGCGCCGATCTCGTCGCATTCGACGGCGCGGTGGTCAAGGCTCTGCGCGAAGTCGAGGCAGCGCTCAACAGCTATGATGCGGGCTTGCAACAGCAACGGGAACTGGATGAGGCGCGCGAGGAGGCCGAACGCGTGGCACGACGCATCACGCAACTGCGCCGCGGAGGCAAGATAGCCGAACTACCCGCAGTCGAGGCGGAACGTGATCTTGTGATTGCAGAGCAAGCTGCCGCCGAGGGCAGGGCAGCCGTGAATAACGACCAGATCACCCTTTTCCTGGCTCTAGGCGGAGGCTGGAAAGCGTCAACCATCGGGGAATGA
- a CDS encoding carbonic anhydrase, giving the protein MLQEDGDARPVPGDGALQSLFESNRAWAEAKTHGDPTFFTRLVDQQRPRYFWIGCSDSRVPATEIVDLDPGEMFVHRNVANLAQRDDPSLAAALQFAIEILEVHHVIVVGHYGCGGIQAAMATETEDAIGHWLAPIRDLHQSQSRKAETIPVSPNELCELNVRMQVEALAANPFVRRAWEQSGELTLHGWVYAIGDGRLRRVCPPVINPFITEQR; this is encoded by the coding sequence ATGCTCCAAGAGGATGGAGACGCAAGGCCAGTTCCGGGGGACGGAGCCCTGCAATCTCTGTTTGAGAGCAATCGGGCCTGGGCGGAAGCCAAGACTCATGGTGATCCCACCTTCTTCACCCGTCTCGTGGACCAGCAGCGTCCGCGATACTTCTGGATCGGCTGCTCCGATAGCCGCGTGCCGGCAACCGAAATAGTCGACCTGGATCCAGGTGAAATGTTCGTGCATCGCAATGTAGCCAATCTCGCCCAAAGGGACGATCCCAGCCTGGCTGCGGCGCTGCAATTTGCCATCGAAATCCTCGAAGTTCATCATGTCATCGTGGTGGGTCACTATGGATGTGGCGGCATCCAGGCGGCGATGGCGACAGAGACTGAGGACGCGATCGGCCACTGGCTGGCTCCGATACGAGATCTGCATCAAAGCCAGTCGCGCAAAGCTGAAACCATTCCGGTCAGTCCAAATGAGCTCTGCGAACTCAATGTCAGGATGCAGGTCGAGGCCCTGGCTGCCAACCCGTTCGTGCGACGCGCCTGGGAACAATCAGGAGAACTGACTCTTCATGGATGGGTGTATGCCATCGGCGATGGCCGTCTGCGAAGGGTCTGCCCACCCGTCATCAATCCCTTCATTACCGAGCAGAGATGA
- a CDS encoding peroxiredoxin, whose amino-acid sequence MTIHLGQIAPDFEQDSTHGRIRFHEWLGSHWAVLFSHPKNFTPVCTTELGEVARLRPEWDKRNVKPIGLSVDPVEAHRKWEEDIHDTQGVALDFPMIADPDARVSRLYDMIHPESDPAVTVRSVFVIDPSKKVRLILTYPPSTGRNFPEILRAIDSLQLTDTRSIATPVNWLPGEPVVISPKLSQEEANRQFPQGYKTLKPYLRIVDLHQ is encoded by the coding sequence ATGACGATCCATCTCGGGCAGATCGCCCCCGACTTCGAGCAGGACAGCACGCACGGCCGCATCCGGTTCCATGAGTGGCTGGGATCGCATTGGGCCGTGCTATTCAGCCATCCCAAGAACTTCACGCCGGTCTGTACGACAGAGCTCGGCGAGGTCGCCAGGCTTCGTCCGGAATGGGACAAACGCAACGTCAAGCCCATCGGCCTCTCCGTTGATCCGGTCGAAGCCCATCGCAAGTGGGAAGAAGACATTCACGACACCCAGGGCGTCGCACTGGACTTCCCGATGATTGCCGACCCTGACGCTCGCGTCTCGAGGCTGTATGACATGATCCATCCGGAAAGCGATCCAGCCGTGACGGTCCGCTCCGTATTCGTGATCGACCCCTCCAAAAAGGTTCGGCTGATCCTCACCTATCCACCGAGCACGGGTCGGAATTTCCCGGAAATTCTGCGCGCGATCGATAGCCTCCAGCTCACAGATACCCGGAGCATTGCGACCCCGGTGAACTGGCTCCCGGGCGAACCCGTCGTGATTTCGCCAAAGCTTTCCCAAGAGGAGGCTAACCGGCAGTTCCCGCAAGGATACAAAACGCTCAAGCCCTATCTGCGGATTGTCGATCTCCATCAATAG
- a CDS encoding LysR family transcriptional regulator: MDIGIARTFLEVVKTGSFVGAANNLHLTQTAVSARIRVLEEQLDRPVFIRNKAGAKLTQAGEQFLRFATTLVQVWARAQRAVALPPGRETVVTVGAELSLWSPLLRHWLLWMRRECAEIAVSTHIDASERLMEQVQDGTLDVAVLYAAPSRPGIIAELLFEEKLVLVRTTPTNARLEPEDHVQIDWGEEFAASYQAAFPDQPNAVVSISYGPLALDYILATGGSGYFRKGFIRPYLEEGRLAVVAGSPEFSYSAYMVHSTKADPGVMDRVRAGLHAAAAIAI; this comes from the coding sequence ATGGACATCGGCATCGCCCGCACTTTTCTCGAGGTGGTGAAGACCGGTAGCTTCGTAGGCGCGGCGAACAATCTGCATCTTACGCAGACCGCCGTGAGCGCCCGCATTCGCGTTCTGGAAGAGCAGCTCGATCGGCCTGTATTCATCCGAAACAAGGCAGGCGCAAAGCTGACCCAGGCAGGTGAACAGTTCCTTCGTTTCGCCACGACCCTCGTTCAAGTGTGGGCGCGCGCACAACGGGCAGTCGCACTCCCGCCGGGTCGTGAAACAGTGGTCACGGTGGGGGCGGAGCTTAGCTTGTGGAGCCCGTTGCTGCGGCACTGGCTGTTATGGATGCGGCGCGAGTGCGCCGAAATCGCCGTAAGCACGCATATAGATGCGTCCGAACGCCTGATGGAGCAGGTTCAGGACGGAACACTCGATGTCGCCGTGCTTTACGCAGCACCCAGCCGGCCCGGGATCATCGCCGAACTTCTTTTCGAAGAGAAACTGGTGCTTGTGCGGACCACCCCGACCAACGCGCGGCTTGAACCCGAGGACCATGTCCAGATCGACTGGGGTGAAGAATTTGCGGCGAGCTACCAGGCGGCCTTCCCTGATCAGCCCAACGCGGTCGTGTCGATCAGCTATGGCCCTCTGGCGCTGGATTATATCCTCGCAACGGGCGGCAGTGGTTATTTCCGGAAAGGTTTCATTCGTCCCTATCTGGAGGAGGGACGCCTCGCGGTTGTGGCGGGTAGTCCTGAATTTTCCTATTCGGCCTATATGGTTCATTCCACCAAGGCGGATCCCGGCGTGATGGACCGTGTCCGGGCCGGACTCCATGCCGCAGCAGCGATCGCGATATGA
- a CDS encoding DUF6306 domain-containing protein, with the protein MMNEPSSPVCYGAGADDQYMGFASRDEIVAALNELLEAERAGARVALASGRGSENVRFSELMRIIRADEAYWCAMLSRQIRELGAVPSRRTGAFYGRAMDIVDPHERTLFLNRGQSWVVRKLQALMPRVRDEVLHRDLQRMAERHGTNIKLAEAFLQDAG; encoded by the coding sequence ATGATGAACGAGCCTTCCTCCCCGGTATGTTACGGCGCCGGCGCCGATGACCAATATATGGGCTTTGCTTCACGCGACGAAATTGTCGCCGCTCTCAACGAACTGCTTGAAGCGGAGCGGGCTGGCGCTCGCGTTGCCCTGGCCAGCGGACGTGGATCGGAGAACGTGCGTTTCTCAGAATTGATGCGGATCATACGGGCGGATGAGGCATATTGGTGCGCCATGCTGTCGCGGCAGATTCGAGAGCTGGGCGCTGTTCCTTCCCGTCGCACGGGAGCATTTTATGGTCGCGCGATGGACATCGTGGACCCCCATGAGCGCACGCTGTTCCTTAATCGGGGCCAGTCCTGGGTTGTACGCAAGCTTCAGGCTCTGATGCCGCGGGTCAGGGATGAAGTTCTGCACAGGGATTTGCAGAGAATGGCTGAAAGGCATGGGACGAATATCAAGCTGGCAGAAGCGTTTCTCCAAGACGCCGGCTGA